Proteins encoded by one window of Streptacidiphilus sp. PB12-B1b:
- a CDS encoding M23 family metallopeptidase: protein MASYQSAWAPVQPEAPQRPAGIAPSAVLGLAAMAAVGATGAIGLATPAHAATIGDARPTGAKPSLSVQDHATAELSTGTTALMERDATAADPGTALADRIRAQAAQQRADSDDAARRQAAQAAAAKLAAARADAEAEAHASAQHAAEAAAQAEAQEAQARAEAEAAAQVVQAEQQARAAADQQQLGTLVTPVQGAVVGAGFGQSGTYWAQLHTGLDLSAATGAPVVAIGAGTVTSAGWAGSYGYRVVETLPDGTELWYCHLSAIGVGSGEVTPGQPIGRVGATGNVSGPHLHLEVRPGGGEPVDPAQWLSERGLSI from the coding sequence GTGGCGTCGTACCAGTCCGCGTGGGCACCCGTGCAACCCGAGGCGCCGCAGCGCCCCGCAGGGATCGCGCCCTCGGCCGTCCTCGGCCTGGCGGCCATGGCCGCGGTCGGCGCCACCGGCGCGATCGGCCTGGCCACCCCGGCCCACGCGGCGACCATCGGCGACGCCAGGCCCACCGGCGCCAAGCCCTCGCTCAGCGTCCAGGACCACGCCACCGCTGAACTGTCCACCGGGACCACCGCGCTGATGGAACGCGACGCCACCGCCGCCGACCCCGGCACCGCCCTCGCCGACCGCATCCGCGCCCAGGCCGCGCAGCAGCGCGCCGACTCCGACGACGCCGCCCGCCGCCAGGCCGCGCAGGCCGCCGCCGCCAAGCTCGCCGCCGCCCGGGCCGACGCCGAGGCGGAGGCCCACGCCTCCGCGCAGCACGCCGCCGAGGCAGCCGCCCAGGCCGAAGCCCAGGAGGCCCAGGCCAGGGCCGAGGCCGAGGCCGCCGCGCAGGTCGTCCAGGCCGAGCAGCAGGCCCGCGCCGCCGCCGACCAGCAGCAGCTCGGCACCCTGGTCACCCCGGTGCAGGGGGCCGTGGTCGGAGCGGGCTTCGGCCAGTCCGGCACCTACTGGGCACAGTTGCACACCGGCCTGGACCTCTCCGCCGCGACCGGCGCGCCGGTCGTCGCCATCGGCGCGGGCACCGTCACCTCGGCCGGCTGGGCCGGCTCCTACGGCTACCGGGTCGTGGAGACCCTGCCCGACGGCACCGAGCTCTGGTACTGCCACCTCTCCGCGATCGGCGTCGGCTCCGGCGAAGTGACGCCCGGTCAGCCCATCGGCCGGGTCGGCGCCACCGGCAACGTCTCCGGCCCGCACCTGCACCTGGAGGTCCGCCCCGGCGGCGGCGAGCCGGTCGACCCGGCGCAGTGGCTCTCCGAGCGCGGCCTCAGCATCTGA
- a CDS encoding VOC family protein: MGRLDEIVVDCAEPARLARFWAALVGGLPVDRAPDWSYVDPPGGQPRLAFQRVPEGKQSRKNRLHLDIDVPDIATARTALIGLGARAVGEVRTDDQGAFQVMLDPEGNEFCLVR, from the coding sequence ATGGGCCGGTTGGACGAGATCGTGGTGGACTGCGCCGAGCCCGCGCGGCTGGCCCGCTTCTGGGCCGCGCTGGTGGGCGGCCTGCCGGTGGACCGCGCGCCCGACTGGTCCTACGTCGACCCGCCCGGCGGCCAGCCCCGGCTGGCCTTCCAACGGGTGCCCGAGGGCAAGCAGAGCCGGAAGAACCGGCTGCACCTGGACATCGACGTCCCCGACATCGCCACCGCCCGCACCGCCCTGATCGGGCTCGGCGCGCGGGCCGTCGGCGAGGTCCGGACGGACGACCAGGGCGCGTTCCAGGTCATGCTCGACCCGGAGGGCAATGAGTTCTGCCTGGTCCGCTGA
- a CDS encoding co-chaperone YbbN — protein MTGLRAASRALAWALAVLVLGGCLGGCVTVVGRGRPAAGAGAAGRPGQPSDESLGLARPFLSLPPVTLDPVPDSYDPAADASDDVARALAAARADGRPVLLDFGSAWCEDCRAMSALVDTPGVHQVLARNYHTVAIDVGHFDHNLALAQRYVDLGSVGIPALVELAPDGKLLEGDSDGRFANARALAADQLADLLVDWLYSGAGPAAAQH, from the coding sequence ATGACCGGCCTCCGCGCCGCGTCCCGGGCGCTCGCCTGGGCCCTGGCCGTACTCGTCCTCGGCGGCTGCCTCGGCGGCTGCGTCACCGTCGTCGGCCGTGGACGCCCCGCAGCCGGGGCCGGCGCCGCCGGACGCCCCGGGCAGCCGTCGGACGAGAGCCTGGGCCTGGCCCGGCCGTTCCTGTCGCTGCCGCCGGTCACCCTCGACCCCGTCCCCGACAGCTACGACCCGGCCGCCGACGCCTCCGACGACGTCGCCCGGGCCCTCGCCGCCGCCCGCGCGGACGGCAGGCCGGTGCTGCTGGACTTCGGCTCGGCCTGGTGCGAGGACTGCCGCGCGATGTCCGCGTTGGTCGACACCCCCGGCGTGCACCAGGTACTGGCCCGGAACTACCACACCGTCGCCATCGACGTCGGCCACTTCGACCACAACCTGGCCCTCGCCCAGCGCTACGTCGACCTGGGAAGCGTCGGCATCCCGGCCCTGGTCGAGCTCGCCCCCGACGGCAAGCTCCTCGAAGGCGACAGCGACGGACGCTTCGCCAACGCCCGCGCCTTGGCCGCCGACCAGCTGGCCGACCTCCTCGTCGACTGGCTCTACAGCGGCGCGGGCCCGGCCGCCGCCCAGCACTGA
- a CDS encoding undecaprenyl-diphosphate phosphatase, producing MSVLTYPEAIGVGLLQGVTELFPVSSLGHSILVPALIGGSWKRDLNVSAAGSPYLNVLIGLHLATALALVVYFWRDWVRIIRGLLTSVVQRRIETVDQKLAWLLIVATVPVGIVGLALNKVFQDALGTPKVAAAFLALNGLVLYGAERLKRGGSGRRRAGDAAVDELGPDGLPLHPDEVSDLRITGKLNWKQAAIVGGAQVLALLPGISRSGVTMSAGIFKGLRHEDAARFAFLLATPVIGAAALLKVPSLLGPAGDGIRGQVLAGSVAAFVAGYVATRFLTKYFETRTLTPFAIYCTLAGLGSLAYLSWG from the coding sequence ATGTCCGTCCTCACGTATCCAGAAGCGATCGGCGTCGGCCTGCTCCAGGGCGTCACGGAGCTTTTCCCCGTCTCCAGCCTCGGCCACAGCATCCTGGTGCCCGCCCTCATCGGCGGCTCCTGGAAGCGGGACCTCAATGTCTCCGCCGCCGGCTCCCCGTACCTGAACGTGCTGATCGGCCTGCACCTGGCCACCGCGCTGGCCCTGGTCGTCTACTTCTGGCGGGACTGGGTGCGGATCATCCGCGGCCTGCTCACCTCCGTCGTCCAGCGCCGGATCGAGACCGTGGACCAGAAGCTCGCCTGGCTGCTGATCGTCGCCACCGTCCCGGTCGGCATCGTCGGGCTGGCCCTGAACAAGGTGTTCCAGGACGCCCTCGGCACCCCCAAGGTCGCGGCCGCCTTCCTCGCCCTCAACGGCCTGGTGCTCTACGGCGCCGAGCGGCTGAAGCGCGGCGGCAGCGGCCGCCGCCGGGCCGGGGACGCCGCCGTCGACGAGCTGGGCCCCGACGGCCTGCCGCTGCACCCGGACGAGGTGTCCGACCTGCGCATCACCGGCAAGCTGAACTGGAAGCAGGCCGCCATCGTCGGCGGCGCCCAGGTGCTGGCCCTGCTGCCCGGCATCAGCCGCTCCGGCGTCACCATGAGCGCCGGGATCTTCAAGGGCCTGCGCCACGAGGACGCCGCCCGCTTCGCCTTCCTGCTCGCCACCCCGGTCATCGGCGCCGCCGCGCTGCTCAAGGTCCCCTCGCTGCTCGGCCCGGCCGGGGACGGCATCCGCGGGCAGGTGCTGGCCGGCTCGGTCGCCGCGTTCGTCGCCGGCTACGTGGCGACGCGCTTCCTCACCAAGTACTTCGAGACCCGGACGCTCACGCCGTTCGCCATCTACTGCACCCTCGCCGGGCTCGGCAGCCTGGCCTACCTCAGCTGGGGCTGA